The Mycobacteriales bacterium nucleotide sequence CAGCCGCCAGGCCCAACCGGCGAGATCCTCCAGCACCGGCGGCACAGGCATCGGTGACCGACGTCGATCTCCCCCGGGTTCGGTCATCTAGACGGGCTTACCCGCAGCTTCCGCCAGCATTCGCACGCCGGTCACGATTCCGCCGGCGAGGTCGCCCCCGGTGAACGCGGCGGACATCGACAACGCGGCGAGTGCGCACGCCCGGTCGGTGAGCCGGCGCGCCGCCGCCTCACCGGTGACGATCTCCAGGTAGCGGTCTGCCGGAGAGGTCACGACGAGGACGGTGTCGGTGGCCGCCGCGCCGAACTTGGCGTGCATCGCCTCGGCGGCGTCCCGCATGTCGCCTTCGACGTCGCCGACGTAGACCGAGAACCGCAGCCCGGTTTCGGCACTCGCGACCGAGAGGACGTGCTCGATGTCGGCGTACTGCTCGTTGGTGAACGGCTCACCACTCGGCA carries:
- a CDS encoding DUF5130 family protein; translated protein: MPSGEPFTNEQYADIEHVLSVASAETGLRFSVYVGDVEGDMRDAAEAMHAKFGAAATDTVLVVTSPADRYLEIVTGEAAARRLTDRACALAALSMSAAFTGGDLAGGIVTGVRMLAEAAGKPV